A part of Synechococcus sp. KORDI-49 genomic DNA contains:
- a CDS encoding ABC transporter ATP-binding protein, with protein sequence MIPDPATAELVLDQVSYRWPGGQLALDSCNLTIPGPGLWMLVGSNGSGKSTLFRLIAGLQQPQDGRIMRRRHAALVFQNPDHQLLLPSCGSDLLLGMRTGASVSDQRRRAASLLRLMGLSELETRPIHTLSGGQKQRLAIAGALASDAGLLLLDEPTALLDPESQRTVLTTVEHLCRSSPEPLTALWITHRLEELDHCDAAARMDAGRIGPWTSGQELRRRLQGGRSGR encoded by the coding sequence TTGATTCCTGACCCGGCGACCGCTGAACTCGTCCTCGATCAGGTCAGCTACCGCTGGCCAGGAGGACAACTCGCCCTTGACAGCTGCAATCTCACGATCCCCGGACCGGGACTGTGGATGCTGGTGGGCAGCAACGGCAGCGGCAAGAGCACATTGTTCCGACTGATCGCCGGGCTGCAGCAGCCGCAGGACGGTCGGATCATGCGACGTCGACATGCTGCCCTCGTGTTTCAGAACCCGGATCATCAATTGCTGCTGCCCAGCTGCGGCAGTGATCTGCTGCTGGGAATGCGGACCGGGGCGTCCGTCTCCGATCAGCGTCGACGAGCGGCCTCCCTGCTTCGCCTGATGGGGCTGAGCGAACTGGAGACACGCCCGATTCACACCCTCAGCGGCGGACAGAAGCAGCGCCTGGCCATCGCCGGAGCCCTTGCCAGCGATGCCGGACTGCTGTTGCTGGACGAACCGACGGCACTTCTCGACCCCGAAAGCCAGCGCACGGTGCTGACCACTGTTGAGCATCTGTGCCGATCCAGCCCCGAACCCCTGACGGCTCTGTGGATCACCCACCGCCTCGAGGAGCTGGATCATTGCGATGCGGCAGCCCGCATGGACGCAGGGCGGATCGGTCCCTGGACATCCGGCCAGGAGCTGCGCAGACGGTTGCAGGGCGGGAGGTCTGGCAGGTAA
- the psbD gene encoding photosystem II D2 protein (photosystem q(a) protein): MTIAVGRAPQRGWFDILDDWLKRDRFVFVGWSGILLFPTAYMAIGGWLTGTTFVTSWYTHGIASSYLEGCNFLTAAVSTPADAMGHSLLLLWGPEAQGDFVRWCQLGGLWAFVALHGAFALIGFMLRQFEIARLVGIRPYNAIAFSGPIAVFVSVFLMYPLGQSSWFFAPSFGVAAIFRFLLFLQGFHNWTLNPFHMMGVAGILGGALLCAIHGATVENTLFEDGEQANTFKAFEPTQEEETYSMVTANRFWSQIFGIAFSNKRWLHFFMLFVPVMGLWTSSIGIIGLALNLRAYDFVSQEIRAAEDPEFETFYTKNILLNEGLRAWMAPADQPHENFVFPEEVLPRGNAL; encoded by the coding sequence ATGACGATCGCTGTAGGACGCGCGCCTCAGCGGGGATGGTTTGACATCCTCGATGACTGGCTCAAGCGCGACCGCTTCGTTTTTGTCGGCTGGTCCGGCATTCTCCTCTTCCCAACGGCCTACATGGCCATCGGTGGCTGGCTGACAGGCACCACCTTCGTCACCTCCTGGTACACCCACGGCATCGCCTCCTCGTACCTGGAAGGCTGCAACTTCCTCACCGCAGCTGTCTCCACCCCCGCTGATGCGATGGGTCACAGCCTGCTGCTGCTCTGGGGCCCTGAGGCCCAGGGCGACTTCGTTCGCTGGTGTCAGCTCGGCGGCCTCTGGGCCTTCGTGGCCCTGCACGGTGCCTTCGCGCTGATCGGCTTCATGCTGCGTCAGTTCGAGATCGCCCGTCTGGTGGGCATCCGCCCCTACAACGCCATCGCCTTCTCCGGTCCGATCGCGGTGTTCGTCAGTGTCTTCCTGATGTACCCCCTCGGCCAGAGCAGCTGGTTCTTCGCGCCAAGCTTCGGCGTGGCGGCGATCTTCCGCTTCCTCCTCTTCCTTCAGGGCTTCCATAACTGGACCCTGAATCCTTTCCACATGATGGGCGTGGCCGGCATCCTCGGCGGCGCACTGCTCTGCGCCATCCATGGCGCCACCGTGGAAAACACCCTGTTTGAGGACGGCGAGCAGGCCAACACCTTCAAGGCGTTCGAGCCCACTCAGGAAGAAGAGACCTATTCCATGGTCACGGCCAACCGCTTCTGGAGTCAGATCTTCGGGATCGCCTTCTCCAACAAGCGCTGGCTGCACTTCTTCATGCTGTTCGTGCCTGTGATGGGCCTGTGGACCAGCTCCATCGGCATCATCGGCCTCGCCCTCAACCTGCGCGCCTACGACTTCGTGTCGCAGGAGATCCGCGCAGCAGAAGATCCCGAATTCGAGACCTTCTACACCAAGAACATCCTTCTGAATGAAGGTCTGCGTGCCTGGATGGCACCGGCTGACCAGCCGCACGAAAACTTCGTCTTCCCTGAAGAGGTTCTGCCCCGCGGCAACGCTCTCTGA
- a CDS encoding DUF2079 domain-containing protein, producing the protein MPSAPVPEAGPGSSRRVPSRLVVMATGVGLLFWLSAAARHGLLQSNAYDLGLFDQWAWLISRGLPPISSMEQVHVLADHGAWMLYIAGGAYRLLPSVQWLLASQALALSLTALPIWWLARQAGLPERRCWLICGLWWLQPVVFNANLFDFHPETWVMPAFAMALWAERAERPRLWLALLLLMLGARDGLVLISGGMALDLAWRRRWRWAGTAAALSLAWLLMLSRWLYPWLRDGEGPKAAGRMFSHLSGSPLQILQSLDWSGGSQYLLLLCLPCIWLWRRRSLPTLLIGMPLVLVNLLSASASYRTLLHHYSLPLAVVAVVAAIDATVSRQPHAPQVGRRQRAFLLGWVVLCWLALAKPWFFTGPYLNRLAMLSDVDAAINRIPASAEVLTTSYIVPHLSQRERVAFPKNKAGIADSESTFDIILLNPNDPGWGSSTDAQQQLLDKALLEGWSCQRWPSELRLCITPREGFTPPGLR; encoded by the coding sequence ATGCCATCAGCGCCAGTCCCTGAAGCCGGCCCGGGATCCAGCAGAAGGGTTCCATCCCGCCTCGTGGTGATGGCGACTGGCGTGGGATTGCTGTTCTGGCTCAGCGCTGCGGCTCGCCATGGCCTCCTGCAAAGCAATGCCTATGACCTGGGTCTGTTTGATCAGTGGGCCTGGCTGATCAGCCGGGGACTGCCGCCGATCTCCTCGATGGAGCAGGTGCATGTGCTGGCGGACCACGGTGCCTGGATGCTCTACATCGCCGGTGGCGCCTACCGCCTGCTGCCATCGGTGCAGTGGTTGCTGGCCAGTCAAGCCCTAGCGCTCAGCCTGACGGCACTGCCCATCTGGTGGCTCGCCCGACAGGCGGGCCTCCCGGAACGGCGCTGCTGGTTGATCTGTGGCCTCTGGTGGCTGCAACCGGTGGTGTTCAACGCCAACCTGTTCGATTTCCACCCGGAGACCTGGGTGATGCCCGCCTTCGCCATGGCGCTCTGGGCCGAACGGGCGGAACGGCCACGCCTGTGGCTGGCACTGCTGCTGCTGATGCTCGGGGCCCGTGATGGGCTCGTGCTGATCAGCGGTGGCATGGCCCTGGACCTGGCCTGGCGCCGGCGCTGGCGCTGGGCCGGTACTGCAGCGGCCCTGTCTCTCGCCTGGTTGTTGATGTTGAGCCGTTGGCTGTACCCATGGCTGCGCGATGGAGAAGGGCCCAAAGCCGCCGGCCGGATGTTCAGCCACCTCAGCGGCAGCCCCCTCCAGATTCTCCAGAGCCTCGACTGGAGCGGAGGAAGCCAGTACCTGCTCCTGCTCTGCCTGCCCTGCATCTGGCTCTGGCGACGGCGATCGCTGCCGACGCTGCTGATCGGCATGCCCCTGGTGCTGGTCAACCTGCTGTCAGCGTCTGCGAGCTATCGCACCCTGCTGCACCACTACAGTCTTCCGCTGGCGGTGGTGGCTGTGGTCGCGGCCATCGATGCCACGGTGAGCCGGCAGCCGCACGCACCTCAGGTCGGCCGACGCCAACGCGCCTTCCTCCTGGGCTGGGTCGTGCTCTGCTGGCTGGCCCTGGCCAAGCCCTGGTTCTTCACAGGTCCTTATCTGAACCGGCTGGCCATGCTTTCCGACGTCGACGCCGCCATCAACAGGATTCCTGCTTCAGCTGAGGTGTTGACCACCAGTTACATCGTGCCCCACCTCAGCCAGCGCGAACGGGTGGCATTTCCCAAGAACAAAGCGGGAATCGCTGATTCTGAATCCACATTTGACATCATCCTGCTAAACCCGAACGACCCAGGCTGGGGCTCTTCGACCGACGCTCAGCAACAGTTGCTTGATAAGGCTTTGCTGGAGGGCTGGTCGTGTCAGCGTTGGCCTTCGGAACTCAGGCTTTGCATCACGCCCCGAGAAGGCTTCACACCACCGGGCTTGAGATAG
- a CDS encoding response regulator transcription factor: MKPCILLIEDDRDMRDLVSGHLEHSGFDVQRADDGIKGQALALQYTPDLILLDLMLPKVDGLTLCQRLRRDDRTAGIPILMLTALGGTKDKVSGFNSGADDYLTKPFDLEELQARVKALLRRSDRAPVGSGNHHEILSYGPLTLVPERFEAIWFDSPVRLTHLEFELLHCLLQRHGQTVAPSLILKEVWGYEPDDDIETIRVHVRHLRTKLEPDPRKPRFIKTVYGAGYCLELPTGGQLDGLQDVISMAREDRKKESDRASA; encoded by the coding sequence ATGAAGCCCTGCATCCTGCTGATCGAAGACGACCGCGACATGCGTGATCTGGTCAGCGGCCATCTGGAACACAGCGGCTTTGATGTGCAGCGGGCCGACGATGGCATCAAAGGCCAGGCCCTTGCCCTTCAGTACACCCCGGATCTGATCCTTCTGGATCTGATGCTCCCCAAAGTGGACGGTCTGACGCTCTGCCAGAGATTGCGTCGGGACGATCGAACCGCCGGTATCCCGATCCTGATGCTCACCGCCCTGGGCGGCACCAAGGACAAGGTCAGCGGTTTCAACTCGGGTGCTGACGACTACCTGACCAAGCCGTTCGACCTCGAAGAACTGCAAGCACGCGTCAAAGCGCTGCTTCGCCGCAGCGACAGGGCACCGGTGGGCTCTGGCAACCACCACGAAATTCTCAGTTACGGCCCCCTGACCCTGGTGCCCGAGCGCTTCGAAGCGATCTGGTTCGACAGCCCGGTGCGTCTCACCCACCTCGAATTCGAACTGCTCCACTGCCTGCTTCAGCGGCATGGTCAGACCGTTGCTCCCTCCCTGATCCTCAAGGAGGTCTGGGGCTACGAGCCGGATGACGACATCGAAACCATCCGCGTGCACGTGCGTCATCTGCGCACCAAGCTCGAGCCCGACCCCCGCAAGCCCCGGTTCATCAAAACCGTTTATGGGGCCGGGTATTGCCTGGAGCTTCCCACCGGTGGCCAGCTGGATGGGCTCCAGGATGTGATTTCAATGGCTCGCGAGGATCGCAAGAAGGAAAGCGATCGGGCCAGCGCCTGA